The Acipenser ruthenus chromosome 25, fAciRut3.2 maternal haplotype, whole genome shotgun sequence genome has a window encoding:
- the LOC117964134 gene encoding TATA element modulatory factor-like: MSWFNATHLSSFAKQAFTTAQKSIDRVLDIKEEDQWGDTVMPSYDVPGTGSSASGGWGTTQWASPPEESTNSGSTEAITTPVTRTVVDESEHFFSAFLSSTDLQSVKNTPVVSIPPTKAHRPKEENKEISDTPNSRQTDLVETTGKLEIKTQTVPRPENIELTKPDLDVAIDGPETELEHPVIHETPKVCKEECVNEEKIRDNSEIKTEVSEVKLNQSVLPTSTRTKATAGNGQSVGSPPDSPAKPHTASKDLILQSKDPKSEDRQSNTPSPPVSTFSSGTSTTSDIEVLDHDSVISESSASSRQESAESKASLHLMQTSFQLLSTSACSDFQRLDDYQKLTESSGSSDAFERIDSFSMQSLDSRSISEINSDDELPGRACTLASVTSSPPASTPLAADPDESKSEELNDTVKDRSLEENEMEESCRSATPVNCEEPEELVESDQANSVFCTVTNEPEQTPVHPTSEEGQANQVYHNLQLQKVIDELTIRLEKRETQILAVSKDKARLEEDYDNLKDEMINLKEECCSVQSLKEEFTQRIADAEKKAQLACKERDALKKEVKTLKEELSTRLNSNETAEIMKEKDEQIKGLLEEGEKLSKQQLHNSNSIKKLRVKDKENEVLLSKQSKKIKELEEELKHLQQVLDGKEEVERQHRESIKKLNDVVERQENELSRHLTDLEEYQETNRSLQAALDNSYKELAELHRANATKDSKAQEAALSREIQAKEQLSVALEKAQEESRMQQEVLAMQVGDLRLALQRAEQQQGRKEDYLREEISELQQRLQGAETRNQELSQSVTSATRPLLRQIENLQATLGAQTTSWEKLEKNISDRLADAQAQLAAAVEKERAATEELLTIKSQMATIESQNSLMRQEKSRLQAQLESEKSKRERLEDESSREQVELENVKADYTRVLEESKKQKMLLTSQLEMEKLKVEQEKKKCFLAQEALKEKERKAFVHPALEATTSATPTLSRSSSISGVDMASLQSSFLAQDDAFDHSFGPMTTSASGSNLYDAVRMGAGSSVIENLQSQLKLREGEIMQLQFEISNLEKTRTVMAEELVKLTNQNDELEDQVKEIPKLRVQLRDLDQRYNTILQMYGEKAEEAEELRLDLEDVKSVYKIQIDELMKTKK, from the exons ATGAGTTGGTTTAATGCAACTCACTTGTCTAGTTTTGCCAAACAGGCTTTTACGACAGCTCAGAAATCAATCGACAGGGTTTTGGACATCAAAGAGGAAGACCAATGGGGTGACACTGTAATGCCTTCCTATGATG TACCTGGAACAGGTTCTTCAGCAAGTGGTGGATGGGGTACCACTCAGTGGGCATCTCCCCCAGAAGAATCCACAAATTCTGGATCTACAGAAGCAATCACGACCCCTGTCACAAGGACCGTTGTGGATGAATCTGAACATTTCTTCAGTGCCTTTTTATCTTCAACAGACCTACAAAGTGTCAAAAATACTCCAGTGGTTTCTATACCTCCTACAAAAGCACATAGGCccaaagaggaaaataaagaaataagtgaTACTCCAAATTCTAGGCAGACAGATTTGGTTGAGACAACTGGGAAGCTGGAAATAAAAACCCAAACTGTCCCCAGACCTGAGAATATTGAACTAACAAAGCCTGATTTGGATGTGGCTATTGATGGACCAGAAACAGAACTTGAACATCCTGTAATACATGAAACACCAAAAGTGTGCAAGGAGGAGTGTgttaatgaagaaaaaatacGTGATAACTCAGAAATAAAAACAGAGGTTTCTGAAGTGAAACTAAACCAATCTGTTTTGCCCACTAGTACAAGAACAAAGGCAACTGCTGGGAATGGGCAATCTGTTGGGAGTCCTCCAGACAGCCCCGCAAAACCACACACAGCCTCAAAAGACTTGATACTGCAGTCAAAAGACCCCAAATCTGAAGACAGGCAGAGCAACACGCCTTCACCTCCTGTCAGCACTTTCTCTTCAGGAACGTCAACAACGAGCGACATTGAGGTGCTTGACCACGACAGTGTCATAAGCGAGAGCTCGGCCAGTTCAAGACAGGAGTCTGCCGAATCCAAAGCTAGCTTGCATTTAATGCAGACGTCTTTTCAGCTTTTGTCAACTTCTGCCTGCTCAGACTTCCAGCGCCTGGACGACTATCAGAAGCTCACAGAGAGCTCTGGCTCCTCGGATGCTTTTGAGAGAATTGACTCTTTCAGCATGCAATCCCTTGATAGCCGGAGCATTAGTGAAATAAACTCAGATGATGAATTGCCAGGTCGAGCTTGCACCTTAGCTTCAGTTACCAGCAGCCCCCCTGCTTCAACTCCTCTGGCAGCTGATCCAGACGAGAGCAAAAGCGAAGAACTGAACGACACCGTGAAAGACAGGTCACTGGAAGAGAATGAAATGGAAGAGAGTTGCCGCAGTGCAACTCCTGTTAATTGCGAAGAACCTGAAGAATTGGTAGAGTCTGATCAAGCAAATTCAGTGTTTTGCACAGTGACTAATGAGCCCGAACAGACTCCAGTCCATCCTACGAGTGAGGAAGGCCAGGCAAACCAAGTATATCATAATCTGCAATTGCAAAAG GTTATTGATGAGCTGACGATCAGACTTGAAAAGAGAGAAACACAGATATTAGCTGTCAGTAAAGACAAAGCAAGACTGGAAGAAGACTATGacaatcttaaaga TGAGATGATAAACCTGAAGGAGGAATGCTGCAGTGTTCAGTCTCTTAAAGAAGAGTTTACCCAGCGAATTGCTGATGCTGAAAAGAAAGCACAGTTAGCCTGCAAAGAGAGGGATGCTTTAAAGAAG GAAGTGAAAACACTTAAAGAGGAACTGTCCACAAGACTTAATTCAAATGAGACCGCTGAAATTATGAAGGAGAAGGATGAGCAAATCAAGGGTCTGCTTGAAGAAG gTGAAAAACTTTCCAAACAGCAACTTCACAATTCCAACAGCATAAAGAAGCTGAGAGTGAAGGACAAAGAAAACGAAGTCCTGCTTTCGAAACAAAGCAAAAAGATCAAGGAGTTAGAAGAGGAGCTGAAGCATTTGCAGCAG GTGTTGGATGGCAAAGAGGAAGTGGAAAGGCAGCACCGTGAAAGCATTAAGAAGTTGAACGATGTGGTCGAGAGGCAGGAGAACGAGCTGAGCAGGCACCTGACAGACCTGGAGGAGTATCAGGAGACAAACCGCAGCCTCCAGGCGGCTCTGGATAATTCCTACAA GGAGCTTGCAGAGTTGCACAGAGCAAATGCTACAAAGGACAGTAAAGCTCAGGAGGCTGCACTTAGCCGGGAGATACAGGCCAAGGAGCAATTGAGTGTGGCACTGGAGAAGGCCCAGGAAGAATCAAGAATGCAACAGGAGGTGTTAGCAATGCAG GTAGGAGACCTGAGGTTGGCTTTgcagagagcagagcagcagCAAGGTAGAAAGGAGGATTACCTCCGTGAAGAGATCAGTGAATTACAGCAG AGACTTCAAGGAGCAGAAACTCGTAACCAAGAACTGAGCCAGAGTGTTACATCAGCAACAAGACCATTGCTTCGACAGATTGAAAACCTACAGGCAACGCTGGGGGCACAAACCACCTCCTGGGAGAAACTGGAGAAGAACATCTCAGATAGACTTG CTGATGCTCAAGCACAGCTGGCAGCTGCAGTGGAGAAAGAGCGTGCTGCTACAGAAGAGCTTCTTACAATAAAATCCCAGATGGCAACTATAGAGTCTCAGAACAGCCTCATGCGTCAAGAGAAGAGCCGCCTGCAGGCTCAGCTGGAGTCAGAGAAATCCAAGCGAGAGAGACTGGAGGATGAAAGCAGCAG GGAGCAGGTAGAGTTGGAAAATGTGAAGGCTGACTACACGAGAGTGCTGGAGGAATCTAAAAAGCAAAAG ATGCTTCTAACAAGTCAGTTAGAAATGGAGAAACTGAAGGTTGAGCAAGAAAAGAAGAAATGTTTTCTAGCTCAAGAAGCATTAAAGGAAAAG GAAAGAAAAGCCTTTGTTCATCCTGCCCTGGAAGCAACTACTTCAGCAACTCCAACCTTATCCCGGTCGAGCTCTATCAGTGGGGTTGATATGGCAAGCTTACAATCGTCCTTCCTTGCACAG GATGATGCCTTTGATCACTCATTTGGACCAATGACCACATCTGCTAGTGGAAGTAATCTTTATGATGCTGTTCGGATGGGGGCAGGATCCAGCGTTATTGAAAACCTGCAGTCTCAGCTGAAGCTACGGGAAGGGGAGATAATGCAGCTTCAG tttgaaatTTCAAACCTAGAAAAAACACGGACAGTAATGGCAGAGGAGTTGGtgaaattaaccaatcaaaatgaTGAACTTGAAGATCAGGTGAAGGAAATTCCCAAGCTGCGTGTCCAGCTAAGG GACTTGGACCAGAGATACAACACCATTTTACAGATGTATGGTGAGAAAGCAGAAGAAGCAGAGGAACTTCGACTTGACCTAGAAGATGTAAAGAGTGTGTACAAAATCCAAATAGATGAACTTATGAAAACAAAGAAATAA
- the LOC117413779 gene encoding EGF domain-specific O-linked N-acetylglucosamine transferase-like isoform X2 codes for MLVLVAFGLLLGGIVVDMEEECNREGTTDKQLFNYSSIVLPEEHIPYFLHNNKHIANACKDDLLCPFKEYLKTSKSCWGYEKDCLPENRFSNPVCSSLDSGWASTIQAAEDIFWKQADFGYVQERLNEIKTLCKPIKPGDSSLSCTSFTRYCRGTNLYLDLRHPRRSHDRYKEDFLQAGEIGGHCQLDKKALLSEGEHKSPLQSWFAELQTYSELNFHPMDDGKCDLIIEKPTFFMKLDAGVNMYHHFCDFVNLYITQHINNSFSTDVNIVMWDTSAYGYGDLFNDTWKAFTDYEIRHLKSYDSKRVCFRDAVFALLPRMRYGLFYNTPLISDCHSAGMFRAFSQHVLQRLQIVQEGPKEGKIRVTFLARSTEYRRILNQNELLNALKTVSFFEIQEVDYKYKYNCLDEFCYLDLARLRGLHYVTWQKKDKVIPQDKGHHPTLGEHPKFTNYFFDVQEFMRLVLLAADRVQKHPKWLFRQKHDEL; via the exons ATGTTGGTGCTGGTGGCATTTGGCCTGCTGCTTGGTGGTATTGTGGTCGACATGGAAGAGGAATGTAACAGGGAAGGAACGACAGATAAACAGTTATTTAACTACAGCAGCATTGTCCTACCAGAAGAACACATTCCTTATTTTTTGCACAATAACAAGCACATTGCCAACGCCTGTAAAGACGATCTTCTTTGTCCATTTAAA GAGTATTTAAAGACATCTAAATCATGCTGGGGTTATGAGAAAGACTGTTTGCCAGAAAACAGATTCAGCAACCCTGTGTGTTCCAGTTTGGATTCAGGATG gGCTAGTACAATTCAAGCAGCAGAGGATATTTTCTGGAAGCAAGCTGACTTTGGCTATGTACAAGAACGTCTGAATGAAATTAAAACCTTGTGTAAACCGATCAAACCA GGAGATTCTTCCCTCTCCTGTACCAGCTTCACCCGATACTGCAGAGGAACAAACCTGTATCTCGACCTCAGACATCCGAGAAGAAGTCATGACAG atATAAGGAGGATTTTCTCCAAGCCGGTGAGATTGGAGGGCACTGTCAACTTGACAAGAAGGCCCTCTTGTCTGAGGGAGAGCACAAGAGTCCACTGCAGTCTTG GTTTGCAGAACTGCAAACATATTCTGAACTGAACTTTCACCCTATGGATGATGGCAAATGTGACCTCATTATTGAAAAGCCAACCTTTTTCATGAAATTGGATGCAG GGGTCAACATGTATCACCACTTCTGTGATTTTGTCAACCTTTATATAACTCAGCACATCAACAATTCCTTTTCTACCGATGTGAACATTGTCATGTGGGATACA AGTGCTTATGGATATGGGGACTTATTTAATGACACATGGAAGGCCTTTACTGATTATGAAATTAGACATCTCAAAAGTTATGACTCTAAAAGG GTGTGCTTCAGGGATGCAGTTTTCGCGTTACTTCCACGGATGAGATATGGTCTATTTTACAACACACCACTA ATCTCTGACTGTCACAGTGCTGGGATGTTCAGAGCATTCTCCCAACACGTCCTACAAAGATTACAAATCGTGCAGGAAGGGCCTAAG GAAGGGAAAATACGAGTCACCTTTTTAGCACGTAGTACAGAATACCGGAGGATTTTAAATCAGAATGAG ctcTTAAATGCACTGAAAACAGTGTCTTTCTTTGAAATACAAGAAGTAGATTACAAATACAA ATATAACTGTCTGGATGAATTCTGCTATCTGGATTTGGCTAGACTGCGAGGACTGCACTACGTGACTTGGCAGAAGAAGGACAAAGTTATTCCTCAGGACAAG GGTCACCATCCTACACTTGGAGAACATCCTAAATTCACAAACTACTTTTTTGATGTGCAAGAGTTCATGCGTCTCGTCCTTTTGGCAGCAGACCGTGTTCAGAAGCATCCTAAGTGGCTCTTTAGGCAAAAACACGACGAGCTCTAA
- the LOC117413779 gene encoding EGF domain-specific O-linked N-acetylglucosamine transferase-like isoform X1 has translation MLVLVAFGLLLGGIVVDMEEECNREGTTDKQLFNYSSIVLPEEHIPYFLHNNKHIANACKDDLLCPFKEYLKTSKSCWGYEKDCLPENRFSNPVCSSLDSGWASTIQAAEDIFWKQADFGYVQERLNEIKTLCKPIKPGDSSLSCTSFTRYCRGTNLYLDLRHPRRSHDRYKEDFLQAGEIGGHCQLDKKALLSEGEHKSPLQSWFAELQTYSELNFHPMDDGKCDLIIEKPTFFMKLDAGVNMYHHFCDFVNLYITQHINNSFSTDVNIVMWDTSAYGYGDLFNDTWKAFTDYEIRHLKSYDSKRVCFRDAVFALLPRMRYGLFYNTPLISDCHSAGMFRAFSQHVLQRLQIVQEGPKEGKIRVTFLARSTEYRRILNQNELLNALKTVSFFEIQEVDYKYKDIGFLEQLKITHNSDIFIGIHGAGLTHLMFLPDWAVIFELYNCLDEFCYLDLARLRGLHYVTWQKKDKVIPQDKGHHPTLGEHPKFTNYFFDVQEFMRLVLLAADRVQKHPKWLFRQKHDEL, from the exons ATGTTGGTGCTGGTGGCATTTGGCCTGCTGCTTGGTGGTATTGTGGTCGACATGGAAGAGGAATGTAACAGGGAAGGAACGACAGATAAACAGTTATTTAACTACAGCAGCATTGTCCTACCAGAAGAACACATTCCTTATTTTTTGCACAATAACAAGCACATTGCCAACGCCTGTAAAGACGATCTTCTTTGTCCATTTAAA GAGTATTTAAAGACATCTAAATCATGCTGGGGTTATGAGAAAGACTGTTTGCCAGAAAACAGATTCAGCAACCCTGTGTGTTCCAGTTTGGATTCAGGATG gGCTAGTACAATTCAAGCAGCAGAGGATATTTTCTGGAAGCAAGCTGACTTTGGCTATGTACAAGAACGTCTGAATGAAATTAAAACCTTGTGTAAACCGATCAAACCA GGAGATTCTTCCCTCTCCTGTACCAGCTTCACCCGATACTGCAGAGGAACAAACCTGTATCTCGACCTCAGACATCCGAGAAGAAGTCATGACAG atATAAGGAGGATTTTCTCCAAGCCGGTGAGATTGGAGGGCACTGTCAACTTGACAAGAAGGCCCTCTTGTCTGAGGGAGAGCACAAGAGTCCACTGCAGTCTTG GTTTGCAGAACTGCAAACATATTCTGAACTGAACTTTCACCCTATGGATGATGGCAAATGTGACCTCATTATTGAAAAGCCAACCTTTTTCATGAAATTGGATGCAG GGGTCAACATGTATCACCACTTCTGTGATTTTGTCAACCTTTATATAACTCAGCACATCAACAATTCCTTTTCTACCGATGTGAACATTGTCATGTGGGATACA AGTGCTTATGGATATGGGGACTTATTTAATGACACATGGAAGGCCTTTACTGATTATGAAATTAGACATCTCAAAAGTTATGACTCTAAAAGG GTGTGCTTCAGGGATGCAGTTTTCGCGTTACTTCCACGGATGAGATATGGTCTATTTTACAACACACCACTA ATCTCTGACTGTCACAGTGCTGGGATGTTCAGAGCATTCTCCCAACACGTCCTACAAAGATTACAAATCGTGCAGGAAGGGCCTAAG GAAGGGAAAATACGAGTCACCTTTTTAGCACGTAGTACAGAATACCGGAGGATTTTAAATCAGAATGAG ctcTTAAATGCACTGAAAACAGTGTCTTTCTTTGAAATACAAGAAGTAGATTACAAATACAA GGACATTGGATTTTTAGAGCAGCTTAAAATAACACACAACTCTGATATTTTCATTGGCATCCACGGAGCTGGACTCACACATTTGATGTTTCTTCCTGACTGGGCTGTCATTTTTGAACT ATATAACTGTCTGGATGAATTCTGCTATCTGGATTTGGCTAGACTGCGAGGACTGCACTACGTGACTTGGCAGAAGAAGGACAAAGTTATTCCTCAGGACAAG GGTCACCATCCTACACTTGGAGAACATCCTAAATTCACAAACTACTTTTTTGATGTGCAAGAGTTCATGCGTCTCGTCCTTTTGGCAGCAGACCGTGTTCAGAAGCATCCTAAGTGGCTCTTTAGGCAAAAACACGACGAGCTCTAA